Genomic window (Deinococcus reticulitermitis):
CCGTTCAGGACCGCCTGAGCCGCCGCAGGATGCCGCCCATCTCGGGCAGACCCAGCGCGAGCGCCCCGAGCAGGTAGGCGGCGAGCCCCGCGCCCCCGGCGACCGTCAGCCCGATCAGGCCGGGAACGATGGAGCCGGGCTCGGGGAGAAAGCGCGCGACGAACCAGGCCACGGCGCCGGTCAGCAGCGCGAGGGGCAGGACCCGCGCGAGATGCTGACCCACGGCGCTCCAGGGAAAGCTGATGTGCCGCGCATACATGGCGGTCAGCGCCGCCGACATCAGCAGCCCTGAGATCGCGGTGCTCACCCCGAACCCGAGCAGCCCGAGCACCGGCACGAGCAGGCGGTAGAGCCCGACTTCCAGCACGAAGCCGATGGCGCTCACGACCACCGCCTCGCGGGTGCGCTCGCGGGCGTAGAAGGTCCGCAGCAAGATGGTCACGATGGCCCAGGGAATCAGCGCCAAGGCCCAGCCCGTCAGGATGCCGGCCCCCGCCTCGAAGCGTGCGGCGCTGTAGCTGTCCGAGAGGTTGTACAGGCTCACCGCGTAGGGCGCGAGCACCGCGAGCAGGGCGCTGATCGGCGCGGCGAGAAAGGTGGTCGTGCGGATCGTCTGGGCCGTGAGCAGCCGAAACGAGTTCCACTCCCCGTCGGCGGCGTGCTGCGAGAAGCGCGGAAACACCGCCAGGGCGGGCGACATCACGAACAGACCGTTCGCCATCGTGAACAGCGCCTGCGCGTTGGCGTAGCCGGTCTGGGTGCCGGGCCGGAATTGATCGGCGTCGGTGAGCAGCCGCGTCACGTAAAGATTGAGAAACTGCCGCGCGCCCGCCGTGAGCGTAAAAGGCGCCATCTGCCGCAGCACCCGCCCGAGCGCGGGGTGCGCCCGCAGCGAGGGCGTGGGCAGCAGCCCGAAGCGTGAGAGGGCCGGAAGCTGCACGAGAAGTTGCGCCACCCCGCCGATCAGCCAGCCGAAGGCGAGCCAGGTCGCGTTGTCGGGGAGCAGCAGCAGCGCGGCAATGCTCGCGAGGTTGAAGGCGACCGGCGCAAACGAGCTTTCGCGGAAGTGCTCGTCGGCGTTCAGCAGCCCCATCGCTACCGACGCGAGGCTGATCAGCATCAGAAAGGGCATCACGAGCCGCGTGATGTACACCGCCACCGCGTGGTCGATGTTGGCGTTGGCCGAGGTGAACAGGTCCACGATCCAGGGCGCCGCAAAGATCCCGAGCGCCGTGAGCACCAGGTTGACCGCGATCAGCACCCCGCTGAACGACTGCGCGAGCTTGCGCCGCTCCTCCACCGCGAGCGACTTATAGACCGGGATGAACGAGTTCACGAGCGCGCCCTCGGCGAGCAGTTCGCGCAGCAGGTTGGGGACATTCACGGCGACGTTGAAGGCGTCGGTCAGGGTGTCGTCGAAGCGGTTGATCACGACCTGCCGCACGATGCCCGACAGACGAGAACCGAGCGTACCGGCCATCACGATCAGGGTGTTGGTGCGCAGTGACCGGCGGGGCGTGGGCGCAGGGTTCGCCGGCCCCTGCGGCGGCGCGTGGGGATCGGGGGCGGCGGGCGGCACAGTCACGCGCTCCACTGTACCGCCGGCCTCTCCCCCCGTGGGGGGGGGGCGTCCGTCCCGGCCGCTGCCCCCTCGCCAAGCGTGCCAGGGCGTGCTACACTCCCGTCTGCCCGTTCTTCTCGCGGACTTTTGTTGCGGAGAGGTGCCAGAGTGGTTGAATGGGTCGGTCTCGAAAACCGAAGTAGTCGCAAGGCTACCGTGGGTTCGAATCCCACCCTCTTCGCCAAAGCGCGAGCCCCCGCCTCCACCCGGCGGGGGTTTCGCTATCCCCCGGCTCTTGACTCGGTCCAAGATTTGACATGGACCAACGTTTGCGCCTGGCCTGCATACTGCAGAGGAGACATGAGTCCAGACCCGGCGCTTTTTTCCCCGCCCCCCACCGAACTGCGGCGCACCTCGCTCGAGCAGCGATTGCAGGCCCTGGAGCCGGACCTGGTCGGCGACCCGGTGGGCGCAGTGGACACGGCTCGGGCTCTGGAAGAGGAGGCGCGTGACCTCGGCGCCTTGGAGCTGCTTGGTGCCGCCCAGTGTCTGCGGGCCGGGGCGCTGTTCTACCAGACCCGCTACGCCGAGGCGCGCGAAGTCTACGCGCAGGTTCTCCAGTTGGGCCAGCCTGGGGATCCACTGCACTGCGCTTCGGCCCGCGCCCGGGCGCTGGGCGGCCTCGCAGGCATCTATGCAGCGCTCGGCGAGAACACCGAGAGCCTGACCCACTACGCCGAGAGCGCCAGCCTCGCGCAGCGCTGCGGCGACATGGGCGGCTGGCGGCGGGCGATGACCAATCTCGGGCTGATGCACCTGCGGTTCCGCGACCACTCCGAGGCCCTGCGCATCTTCGAGGAGCTCGCGCCGGTCACGCGGGCGGCGGGCGCGGCGGCACACGCTTCCAATGTACAGGCGCACCTCGTGATGATCTATTCGGACCTCGGCCACCACGAGCACGCCACGCACCTCGCGGCGGCCTACCTCGCCGAGCCGGAGTTCCGGCCCTTCACGCTGCACCTGCTCTCGGTCCAGCTGTTCCTGGCCCGCAGCCGCTTCGCGCTGGGGGACGTGGGGCCGGCGCGCGACCTGCTGGGGGAGGTCCGGGCGCGCAGCGACGAGGGGGCCCGCCGGGGCCAGCCGGCGCACGAACTGCGGCTGCGGCTGCGGCAGACCGAGGGCGAGTTCGCCTGGCAAGGTGGCGACCTCGCGGGCGCCGAACGGGCCCTCACCGAGGCGCTCGCCCAGGCGCAGGCCCACCGTCTGGAGGCCGAGGAAAGCGAATTGCACGCCCAACTTGCCGGGGTCCTCGAAGCGCGGGGTGACCTGCGCGCGGCCAATCGGCACCTGCGGCGTCAGGTGGACCTCGAGCGCGATCTGCACCGCACGAGCACCGAGCACCGCGTGCGCCTGAGCCAGATGCAGGCGCAGCTCAGCGCGCTGGAGCGCGAGATGGCGCACGCCCGGTATCAGGCGGACCACGACGCCCTGACCGGGCTGCTGGGCCGCGCCGCCTTTCAGCGCGAGGGCGAGCGGCGCCTGCGCGCCTACCCGGGCGAGCACGGCGCCCTGCTGTTTCTCGACCTTGACGGCTTCAAGGCCCTCAACGACAGGGACGGGCACGCGGCCGGCGACCACCTGCTTGAGCAGCTGGCCGGTCGCCTGCGCGCGCAGCTGGGCCCCGAGGACCTCGTGGCGCGGCTGGCCGGCGACGAGTTCACGGTGCTGCTGACGCCGCTGCCCAGCCCCAGCGACGCGCTCGCCGCCGCGCACCGCCTGCGCCTCACCATCAGGGAGCCGTTTGACCTCGCGGCCCTGGCGGCGCGTCCTGCCCTCGTCACGTCCTCCATCGGCGTGGTGTGGGCGCGCAACGGAACGCTCACCGTGCCTCAGCTGCTCCGGCAGGCCGACCGGGCGATGTACGGCGCCAAGACGCGCGGTAAGGACACCGCCGTGCTCCATGTCGCGCAGGCAAGCGGCGAGGCCCCCTCCTGAAACGAAAGGAGCTGGGGGCCTCGCCTGAGCTTCGCCCTCAGTTCACGAAAAAGCCGGGACTCTCCTCGGCGCCGCTGACCGGCAGCCCGAGGTGGTCGTAGGCGTGCGCTGTGGCGACCCGCCCGCGCGGGGTGCGCTTGATAAAGCCGAGCTGGATCAGATAAGGCTCGTACACGTCCTCTAAGGTCAGCGCGTCCTCGCTGATCGCGGTGGCGAGGGTGTCGACGCCCACCGGGCCACCCGCGAAGCGGTGAATCAGGGTTTCGAGATACTTCTTGTCGCGGTCGTCGAGCCCCGCGCTGTCGAGTCCGAGCCGGTCGAGCGCGCTGTGTGCCCGCTCCAGCCCGATGGTCGTTTCGCCCGCGACCTCGGCGTAGTCGCGCACCCGGCGCAGCAGGCGCTTGGCGATGCGCATCGTGCCGCGCGAGCGCGCGCCGATCTCGAGCGCCGCTTCTTCCGCCAGCCCGAAGCCGAGCAGCCGGGCGTCGCGCAGCAGGTTCTGCGCGATCTCCTCGGCGGTGTAGTACTCGAGGTGCTCGATGATTCCGAAGCGGCTGCGCATCGGCGCCGTGATCAGGCCGGGCCGGGTGGTCGCCCCCACGAGCGTAAAGCGCGGCAGCGGCAGCTCGATGGTGCGGGCCGCCGGTCCCTGCCCGAGCACGATGTCGAGCTTGAAATCTTCCATCGCCGGGTAGAGGTGCTCTTCCGCCACCCGCCCGAGCCGGTGAATCTCGTCGATGAACAGCACGTCGCCTTCCTCCAGCGAATTCGTCAGGATCGCCGCGAGGTCGCCGGGCTTCTCGATCGCCGGCCCCGAGGTCACGCGGATGCCCACCCCGAGTTCGTGGGCGATGATGTGCGCGAGCGTCGTCTTGCCCAGCCCTGGCGGGCCGAAGAGCAGCGTGTGATCGAGCGCCTCGCGCCGGCCTTTGGCCGCCTGGAGGTACACACCGAGCTTGTCCTTGAGCTTTTCCTGGCCGACGTACTCGGTCAGAGTCTTGGGCCGCAGCGCGGCGTCCAGATGGGCGGCAGGGTCCGTCATGCCGCCCATATTACGCTATTTACGAAGTCAGGGGTGCGCGGTAAGGAACGGTTGTGAGGTGTTGCCCTCAGCTCGGGCTGTAGTCGCGCAGGAGCTGCGGCAGATCGCGCTCCAGCGTTCCCTCGATCACTTCCTGATTGTTGTAGACGCGCACGAATTCGCCCGCCGGGTTGATCACGCTGACCTGATCGCCGTGAACGACGGCGGCCTGGGTGGCGCTGACGCCAGAAGTCTGCGGCGTGGCCTGGGCTGCCTGGGTCCCCGCCGCGTGAGCGCTGTGGTCCTCGGCGGCGGGCGGCGGCTTGATGACTCCGACGAACATCGCCTTGGCCGCCGCGTCGATGTTTTCAGAGCTCCCCGTCAGACCGGTAAACGCGGGGTCGAATTTGTCGAGGTACGCACGCACGAGCTGCGGGGTGTCGGTGTCCGGGTCTACCGTCACGAACTGCACCTGAAGGCGGCGCTTGTCCTCATCGCTCAGCTTGACGTAGGTGTTTTTCAGGCTGGCGAGGGTCGCTGGGCATACGTCGGGGCAGTGGACGAAGCCGAAAAACACCAGCCGCATCCGCCCGTCCGACGCCGCGAGGGTCGTGGGCCGGGCGCGGTCACTCAGCAGCGGGGTGGTGGGGAGCTTCACCGGGGTATCCAGCGCCGTGCCGCCGAGGGAGACGGCCCCCGCGCTCCGCTGAAACAGCAAGGCCGCGAGCACAGCGGCGATCAAGAGCAGGGCAGCGGTCAACCACTTCACGCGCTCAGCCTAAGGCGAGCGCGGGAGGCGGGTGTCCCCGTGACCTATGCCAGCTTTCTCCCGCCTCAGGGCAGGCTGAACACCTCTTGCCCGATCAGCGGCTGAACGACGGGCCGCAGGTCGTCGGCGAGGGTGCTCCGCCAGCGCTCCCCGAGAAGCCGATGGGCGAGGGCCGCCATGATCATGCCCTGGTCGAGCGCGAGCACGCACTCGCTGACCTGCCCGGTCTGGACGTTGACGCTGTCGAAATAGCCGTACTTGCCGTAGACCTGGAAGTTCTGTTCCAGCCGCCGCAGGTTTTTCAGGGCCGCCTCGGGAGCGAATTCGAGCGCCAGGAAGCTCGCGTGGGGCGTGACGACTCCGTTGGTGTAGGCCGAGGCAGGCGGCGGATTGGCGGGGTCCCACGGGGTCTTGTCGTTGTTGCTGCTGTAGCCGTCTACCCGGATGCCGATGGCATCGACACCGTATTCGCTGTAGCCACCTTCAGGCTTGTTGCTCGGTGAGAAGCCCCAGTAGCCGTACCGCGCGTCGTTCAGGCCGTGATAGATCTGCGCCTGGACGTAGTTGGGGTGGTTCTTGCCCCAGCTGTTCGGCGCCCAGGCCGCTTCGGGCACGAAGAGCGGCACCATCAGCGCCTCGAACATGCTGCCGCCCCAACTCGGCACGACTTTGACGCCGCCGTAGGCATAGGCTCCCTCGTACACGTTGACGCCCTCGTAGGTCCGCGTCTCGCCGGTGGGCGTCTGCTCCTGCTCCCACTCGGGGGGGAAGGTGCGCAGGAGCTTGAAGTAGTGCTCTTTGGGCAATTGCCCGCGCGCGAGGCCGAGATACGACGCGATGCGCGGCTCGGTGTTCAGCGCTCCGTAGGCGAAATCGGTGTATTTGCCGGCGC
Coding sequences:
- the murJ gene encoding murein biosynthesis integral membrane protein MurJ, whose product is MTVPPAAPDPHAPPQGPANPAPTPRRSLRTNTLIVMAGTLGSRLSGIVRQVVINRFDDTLTDAFNVAVNVPNLLRELLAEGALVNSFIPVYKSLAVEERRKLAQSFSGVLIAVNLVLTALGIFAAPWIVDLFTSANANIDHAVAVYITRLVMPFLMLISLASVAMGLLNADEHFRESSFAPVAFNLASIAALLLLPDNATWLAFGWLIGGVAQLLVQLPALSRFGLLPTPSLRAHPALGRVLRQMAPFTLTAGARQFLNLYVTRLLTDADQFRPGTQTGYANAQALFTMANGLFVMSPALAVFPRFSQHAADGEWNSFRLLTAQTIRTTTFLAAPISALLAVLAPYAVSLYNLSDSYSAARFEAGAGILTGWALALIPWAIVTILLRTFYARERTREAVVVSAIGFVLEVGLYRLLVPVLGLLGFGVSTAISGLLMSAALTAMYARHISFPWSAVGQHLARVLPLALLTGAVAWFVARFLPEPGSIVPGLIGLTVAGGAGLAAYLLGALALGLPEMGGILRRLRRS
- a CDS encoding tetratricopeptide repeat-containing diguanylate cyclase yields the protein MSPDPALFSPPPTELRRTSLEQRLQALEPDLVGDPVGAVDTARALEEEARDLGALELLGAAQCLRAGALFYQTRYAEAREVYAQVLQLGQPGDPLHCASARARALGGLAGIYAALGENTESLTHYAESASLAQRCGDMGGWRRAMTNLGLMHLRFRDHSEALRIFEELAPVTRAAGAAAHASNVQAHLVMIYSDLGHHEHATHLAAAYLAEPEFRPFTLHLLSVQLFLARSRFALGDVGPARDLLGEVRARSDEGARRGQPAHELRLRLRQTEGEFAWQGGDLAGAERALTEALAQAQAHRLEAEESELHAQLAGVLEARGDLRAANRHLRRQVDLERDLHRTSTEHRVRLSQMQAQLSALEREMAHARYQADHDALTGLLGRAAFQREGERRLRAYPGEHGALLFLDLDGFKALNDRDGHAAGDHLLEQLAGRLRAQLGPEDLVARLAGDEFTVLLTPLPSPSDALAAAHRLRLTIREPFDLAALAARPALVTSSIGVVWARNGTLTVPQLLRQADRAMYGAKTRGKDTAVLHVAQASGEAPS
- the ruvB gene encoding Holliday junction branch migration DNA helicase RuvB; protein product: MTDPAAHLDAALRPKTLTEYVGQEKLKDKLGVYLQAAKGRREALDHTLLFGPPGLGKTTLAHIIAHELGVGIRVTSGPAIEKPGDLAAILTNSLEEGDVLFIDEIHRLGRVAEEHLYPAMEDFKLDIVLGQGPAARTIELPLPRFTLVGATTRPGLITAPMRSRFGIIEHLEYYTAEEIAQNLLRDARLLGFGLAEEAALEIGARSRGTMRIAKRLLRRVRDYAEVAGETTIGLERAHSALDRLGLDSAGLDDRDKKYLETLIHRFAGGPVGVDTLATAISEDALTLEDVYEPYLIQLGFIKRTPRGRVATAHAYDHLGLPVSGAEESPGFFVN
- a CDS encoding SCO family protein, with the protein product MKWLTAALLLIAAVLAALLFQRSAGAVSLGGTALDTPVKLPTTPLLSDRARPTTLAASDGRMRLVFFGFVHCPDVCPATLASLKNTYVKLSDEDKRRLQVQFVTVDPDTDTPQLVRAYLDKFDPAFTGLTGSSENIDAAAKAMFVGVIKPPPAAEDHSAHAAGTQAAQATPQTSGVSATQAAVVHGDQVSVINPAGEFVRVYNNQEVIEGTLERDLPQLLRDYSPS